A region from the uncultured Ilyobacter sp. genome encodes:
- a CDS encoding SPFH domain-containing protein, whose product MFQMLIFFLFILVIVFLIIFNVKIVPQSKAYVIERLGAYLTTWGTGLNILIPFLDRISKQVSLKEQVVDFPPQPVITKDNVTIQIDSVVYYQITDPKLYTYGVENPINAIENLTATTLRNIIGEMELDTTLTSRDTINTKMRAILDEATDPWGIKVNRVELKNILPPEEIQDAMEKQMKAERGRRESILRAEGQKKSAILVAEGEKEAAILRAEAKKEAYIREAEGEAEAILKTQRAKAESIKMLNAANTTKEVLSLKAMETFEKVADGKSTKIIIPSELQSIANIATAFTEITNTKEENIKKDTEYKEEKTEEYIQEEKQ is encoded by the coding sequence ATGTTTCAGATGCTTATATTTTTCTTATTTATATTGGTAATAGTTTTCCTTATAATATTCAATGTAAAAATAGTCCCACAGTCTAAAGCATATGTAATAGAGAGGCTAGGGGCATATCTTACAACTTGGGGAACAGGTCTCAATATTCTTATTCCTTTTTTGGATAGAATATCGAAACAGGTATCTCTCAAGGAACAGGTAGTTGACTTTCCTCCTCAACCTGTAATAACGAAGGATAATGTAACAATCCAAATCGATTCTGTGGTGTATTACCAGATAACAGACCCGAAATTATATACCTACGGAGTGGAAAATCCCATTAATGCAATTGAAAACTTAACTGCTACAACACTTAGGAATATAATAGGAGAGATGGAGTTAGATACAACACTAACTTCTAGAGATACAATAAATACAAAGATGAGGGCGATTTTAGACGAAGCAACAGATCCTTGGGGAATAAAAGTCAACAGGGTGGAACTAAAAAATATTCTTCCTCCTGAAGAGATACAAGATGCCATGGAGAAGCAGATGAAGGCAGAAAGGGGAAGAAGAGAATCAATTCTGAGAGCAGAAGGTCAAAAAAAATCTGCAATTCTTGTGGCTGAGGGAGAAAAAGAAGCTGCCATACTGAGGGCAGAGGCTAAAAAAGAAGCCTATATAAGAGAGGCAGAAGGTGAGGCAGAGGCTATTCTGAAGACTCAGAGAGCCAAGGCAGAATCTATAAAAATGCTCAATGCAGCCAACACAACGAAAGAGGTACTTTCTCTGAAAGCAATGGAAACTTTTGAAAAGGTGGCAGATGGAAAGTCTACTAAGATAATAATACCGTCTGAACTTCAAAGTATTGCAAATATAGCAACAGCTTTTACTGAGATAACAAATACCAAAGAAGAAAATATAAAGAAAGATACAGAATATAAAGAAGAGAAAACAGAAGAGTATATCCAAGAAGAAAAACAGTGA
- a CDS encoding NfeD family protein: protein MYIWLILTIIFLILEGYTTAMISIWFALAAGILTLTSGYIPDIMKQFYFFVALSFIFIIVTRPLSKKLLSKRKEKIESRIIGQTVEIKKVIPPGEYETYLDGKHWKAKCDKELHVGDKAKVLRIQGIKLILEKE, encoded by the coding sequence ATGTATATATGGCTGATATTAACAATAATATTTTTGATTTTAGAAGGGTATACCACGGCAATGATAAGTATCTGGTTTGCTCTGGCAGCGGGTATTCTGACTCTAACTTCAGGATATATTCCAGATATAATGAAACAGTTTTATTTTTTCGTGGCCCTTTCGTTTATTTTTATAATAGTTACTAGGCCGCTCAGCAAGAAACTTCTTTCTAAAAGAAAAGAGAAGATAGAGAGCAGGATAATAGGTCAGACTGTAGAGATAAAAAAAGTTATCCCTCCTGGAGAATATGAGACCTACTTAGACGGTAAGCACTGGAAGGCAAAGTGCGACAAGGAACTTCATGTAGGAGATAAAGCCAAGGTTCTTAGAATTCAGGGAATAAAATTAATTTTGGAGAAGGAGTGA
- a CDS encoding Na+/H+ antiporter NhaC family protein, whose amino-acid sequence MRRSSISLLLFSASPAIAMAGDAAANADHYGILTLLPPVLAIILAFTTRNVILSLFIGIYSGAFLLGVQNNGVLGGFLGGFQDIISRVINSMADSWNAGIILQVLTIGGLIALISKMGGARAVAEVLAKKAKSPVSAQIITWLMGIFIFFDDYANALIVGPIMRPITDKMRISRERLAFIIDATAAPIAGLALISTWIGYEISVIKEGYTMIGMENVNAYSVFVETIPYRFYNILMLVFVFISSFLSRDFGPMLKAERNVRANGISRNSKSNTVSADDHISAPKEGITYSIYSAIIPIGVLIIASFVGFYYNGLGTLEGEVLTAVNASPLSLHAIRETFGASDASVVLFQAALFASIVAVAMALAKKTLSLGEALETWVNGMKPLMITCVILLLAWSLSSVIKDLGTSTYLVSLLSDTIPKQALPSIVFVMASFIAFATGTSYGTMGILMPLSIPLANAIGMTGGLAAEDLHSFTVASIGAVLTGAIFGDHCSPISDTTIMSSMGAGCDHLEHVRTQLVYALAVAAISLVFGYLPAGLGVPIGMILPLAVLAVYLLVRFVGKPVDQVETEVESVIQ is encoded by the coding sequence ATGAGAAGATCTAGTATTTCATTACTTTTATTTTCAGCATCTCCTGCCATAGCAATGGCTGGAGACGCAGCTGCAAACGCTGATCATTATGGTATTCTTACACTTTTACCGCCAGTTTTGGCAATAATTCTGGCCTTTACCACAAGAAACGTTATTCTGTCACTTTTCATCGGAATATACTCTGGTGCCTTTCTTTTGGGAGTTCAGAACAATGGAGTCCTTGGTGGATTTTTAGGCGGATTTCAAGATATCATCAGCAGAGTTATTAACTCAATGGCTGATTCATGGAATGCCGGTATCATACTTCAGGTGCTTACAATTGGTGGTCTTATCGCACTTATTTCAAAAATGGGTGGGGCCAGAGCAGTAGCAGAAGTCCTTGCAAAAAAAGCTAAATCACCTGTATCTGCCCAGATAATAACATGGCTGATGGGGATCTTTATATTCTTTGATGACTATGCAAACGCCCTTATCGTAGGACCTATTATGAGACCTATAACTGATAAAATGAGGATTTCAAGAGAGAGACTGGCCTTTATCATAGATGCCACTGCTGCACCTATAGCAGGACTTGCCTTAATTTCAACTTGGATCGGTTATGAGATCTCTGTTATAAAAGAGGGGTACACCATGATCGGTATGGAAAATGTAAATGCATACAGCGTTTTCGTAGAAACTATACCATATAGATTTTACAATATTTTAATGCTTGTATTTGTATTCATCTCCTCTTTCTTGTCTAGAGATTTTGGACCTATGCTAAAAGCAGAAAGAAACGTAAGAGCGAATGGTATCAGTAGGAACTCTAAATCAAATACCGTAAGTGCTGACGATCATATCTCTGCTCCTAAGGAAGGAATAACTTATTCAATATATAGCGCTATAATACCTATAGGGGTACTCATTATAGCATCCTTTGTCGGTTTCTATTACAACGGTTTAGGAACCCTTGAGGGAGAGGTCCTCACTGCTGTCAATGCTTCGCCACTTTCTCTTCATGCAATCAGAGAGACCTTTGGAGCTTCTGATGCATCGGTGGTTCTTTTCCAGGCTGCCCTGTTTGCATCAATAGTAGCTGTGGCCATGGCTCTTGCCAAAAAAACTCTCTCTTTGGGAGAGGCTTTGGAAACATGGGTAAACGGAATGAAACCTCTTATGATAACTTGTGTTATATTACTTTTGGCATGGTCTCTTAGCTCTGTTATCAAAGACCTAGGTACTTCTACATACCTTGTTTCCCTTTTATCAGATACCATACCCAAACAGGCCCTTCCCAGTATTGTATTCGTTATGGCTTCCTTTATAGCCTTTGCTACAGGAACCTCTTACGGTACTATGGGAATCTTGATGCCTCTTTCTATCCCTCTTGCAAATGCAATAGGAATGACTGGCGGATTAGCTGCAGAGGACCTTCACAGCTTCACTGTGGCCTCTATAGGTGCTGTTCTTACTGGAGCCATCTTCGGGGATCACTGCTCCCCTATATCTGACACTACCATCATGTCATCTATGGGTGCTGGTTGTGACCACCTTGAGCACGTTAGAACACAGCTTGTTTATGCTTTGGCTGTTGCTGCTATCTCTCTTGTCTTCGGATATCTTCCTGCAGGACTGGGCGTACCGATCGGCATGATTTTACCTCTTGCCGTTCTTGCAGTTTATCTCTTAGTTAGATTTGTAGGAAAACCTGTAGATCAAGTAGAGACAGAAGTTGAAAGTGTAATTCAATAA
- the folP gene encoding dihydropteroate synthase yields the protein MKNYCTRVINLENLDEAKKELRSIGVYEGELREMAEKSVFRNLKIKNLDSRSANAIKQMSLSVGADVSVAKELGELNIDMTDVVISANLSQYNRLYHKLVENRMNFKMMAEEIKNALIKYDSKIDPVVIAGKEFDFSKKSYVMGILNITPDSFSDGGKNNSIEEAVKNAKEMVKQGAHIIDIGGESSRPGADYIPADKELDRILPVLERLVTEVDIPISIDTYKSEVAKECLKRGAHIINDISGLRGDSEMAKVISESDAYCILMHMQGMPKTMQENPKYDDLIDDLIYELKKSIDIGENAGIESQKIILDPGIGFGKTFDHNLEIINRLDEFKTLGKPILVGASRKKFIGDILGSEVDERLEGSLAVAAISVSKGASILRVHDVKETAKVLKVADAIKNSRIK from the coding sequence ATGAAAAATTATTGTACTAGAGTAATAAACCTTGAAAACCTAGATGAAGCTAAAAAAGAGCTTCGGAGTATAGGGGTTTATGAGGGGGAACTAAGAGAGATGGCAGAAAAATCTGTCTTTAGAAATCTAAAAATAAAAAATCTAGATTCTAGAAGTGCCAATGCCATCAAGCAAATGTCTTTGTCTGTAGGTGCTGATGTATCTGTTGCAAAAGAACTAGGAGAATTGAATATTGATATGACAGACGTTGTAATTTCTGCAAATCTGTCACAATACAACAGGCTCTATCATAAACTAGTTGAAAATAGAATGAACTTCAAGATGATGGCAGAAGAAATAAAAAATGCCCTTATAAAATATGACAGTAAAATCGACCCTGTTGTAATAGCAGGAAAGGAATTTGATTTTTCAAAGAAAAGTTATGTAATGGGAATACTCAACATAACTCCTGATTCCTTTTCTGACGGAGGAAAAAATAACTCTATAGAAGAGGCTGTGAAAAATGCAAAGGAGATGGTAAAACAGGGAGCTCATATAATAGATATAGGAGGGGAATCGTCACGACCTGGTGCCGACTATATTCCTGCAGATAAAGAGTTAGATAGAATCCTGCCTGTTTTAGAAAGACTTGTTACGGAGGTAGATATACCAATCTCCATCGATACCTATAAGTCTGAGGTTGCCAAAGAATGCCTTAAAAGAGGGGCACATATAATAAATGATATAAGTGGATTAAGAGGCGACAGTGAGATGGCAAAGGTGATATCAGAATCAGATGCCTATTGTATACTGATGCATATGCAGGGGATGCCTAAGACCATGCAGGAAAATCCTAAATACGATGATCTGATAGATGATCTTATATATGAACTAAAAAAAAGTATTGATATAGGTGAAAATGCAGGCATTGAAAGTCAGAAAATAATTTTGGATCCTGGAATTGGATTTGGAAAAACATTTGATCACAATCTTGAGATTATAAACAGGCTTGACGAATTTAAAACTCTTGGGAAACCCATATTGGTGGGGGCTTCTAGAAAAAAATTTATAGGAGATATCCTAGGATCTGAAGTGGATGAAAGGCTAGAAGGAAGTCTTGCAGTGGCTGCAATATCTGTTTCTAAAGGCGCCTCTATACTGAGAGTCCATGATGTGAAGGAAACAGCAAAGGTCCTAAAGGTTGCAGATGCTATAAAAAACAGCAGAATAAAATAA
- a CDS encoding NAD+ synthase — MEKLKLNMETVENVLIDFIKEEITKAGFKKVVLGLSGGIDSALVAALAAKALGPENVLGVMMPYKSSSKESVEHAKLLVEATGIKSELVEITDMVDAYFEKNPDMDNMRKGNKMARERMTILYDRSAKERALVLGTSNKTEILLGYSTQFGDSASAINPIGDLYKTNVWELSERLGVPKEIIAKKPSADLWEGQSDESELGFSYNMADRILYRLIDERYERSELIEEGFEEWIVDTIIRKIKLSQYKRKLPLIAKISRRTIGREFRYPRDWGI, encoded by the coding sequence ATGGAAAAACTAAAACTCAATATGGAAACTGTAGAAAATGTATTAATTGATTTTATCAAAGAGGAGATAACAAAGGCAGGGTTTAAAAAAGTGGTGCTAGGACTCTCTGGAGGGATAGATTCGGCGCTGGTAGCGGCACTTGCGGCAAAGGCTTTAGGTCCTGAAAATGTATTGGGTGTAATGATGCCTTATAAAAGTTCTAGCAAAGAGAGTGTAGAACATGCCAAACTTCTCGTGGAGGCAACGGGAATAAAAAGTGAGCTTGTGGAAATAACTGATATGGTGGATGCTTATTTTGAAAAAAATCCTGATATGGATAATATGAGGAAGGGAAATAAGATGGCCAGAGAGAGAATGACAATTTTATATGACAGGTCTGCAAAGGAAAGAGCCCTGGTTTTGGGGACATCGAACAAAACCGAGATCCTGCTGGGGTACAGTACACAGTTTGGAGATTCGGCTTCTGCCATAAATCCTATAGGAGACCTCTATAAGACAAATGTATGGGAGCTTTCTGAAAGACTGGGAGTCCCTAAAGAGATAATAGCTAAAAAACCAAGTGCCGACCTTTGGGAGGGGCAGAGTGACGAAAGTGAACTTGGATTTTCCTACAATATGGCAGACAGGATACTTTATAGGCTTATAGACGAAAGATATGAGAGAAGTGAACTTATAGAAGAAGGGTTCGAAGAGTGGATAGTAGATACTATAATAAGAAAGATAAAGCTTTCCCAGTATAAAAGAAAACTTCCTTTGATAGCAAAAATATCAAGAAGAACAATAGGAAGAGAGTTCCGTTATCCTAGGGACTGGGGTATATAG